A segment of the Sanyastnella coralliicola genome:
GGAAAGCATCACGAAGTAGATGACTCTGAATGCAAACCAAGAACCGAGAAGATGCGCTGGGTAAAAGACCATGGCAGCGCTCACTGAATACTTGTAGAATCCTGAACTCAAGCCGAAGGCTTGTCCATAAGGCGAATTGCCATGAAGCAACTGACCCGCAGCGTCATAGTACACCTGAAGGTCACGCATTTCGAACCTTCCATTGTACATATTCAATGCACCGTAGGCGATACAAACAAGGAAAATGAGGATTTCAGGAAGTCGCTTCACTCGGCGAAGATAAACAGAGTATCGAGAGGGATTTGAATCCTTCGATTGTATCTTAACAACAACTAATCTTCATCACCTTGAAACGCATCCTTTTACTATCGATCGTTGTTTTAGGTGTTTCCGTTTCCGCGCTAGCGAAAAAAAATGTAATCAACATATTCTATTGCCGACATGGCCTGACATAACCTAGGCCTCAAGATATCTTGTCATTAGCCTAGAAGGCTTGTTATCTTTGCCCCAAATTGACAGTTATGTTCGGAGACATGATGGAAAAGCTGCAGAAGATGCAGCAAGAAATGAAAGAGAGCAAAGCCCGCTTGGCCAACATCACGGTGGAAGGCCAATATGAAGGAATTGTTATCAAAATGGACGGTAACCGTAAGGTAAAAGACATCACAATTGACCCTGCAGTAGCTGAAGACATTGAAGACCTTCAAGACCTGCTAATCGTAGCAATGAACAAGGCTATAGAGGCAGCAGACAATGCCAATGAGTCTGAAATGTCATCCAAAGCTCAAGACCTATTGGGCGGTATGATGTAAACCTGATAAAAATCAGGACAAGTGTCCTACACCTCGCATTTTCATATATTGAGAGTCGAACTAATCGAATAACACCTCTCAATCTTATGAAGTGTGACTATACTGACCTGAGGGAAAAGTGCGCACAGCCTATTCGCTCATCTAATGACATGGAGGAAGCTCTTCAGCTTTACGAGGAGCTATCAGATTTCCCACAATTCACGCATGAACACGTGTGCAAATGCTTGCTTGCGCTCCAATTAGTGCGCTCAGGACTGAGTATGAATTAATTGCACGACTGACCAAATACCGCAAGGAAACCAAGCAAGTCTCCAGCTCCAATCAGGCCGTCATCATTGAAGTCTCCCGGACAAGCAGGTACAAATGCAAATGTGCAACTACCATCATCAATGGTCACGGAAGCTTCGTAATTCTCTGCATCAGGGTATGTGCATCCGTAAACGATTTCGCCGTTGCAGACGCCTGCCCCATCCGACACTGGATTGAAATTCAAAGAAAAGGCATCCGCACAACCTTGACACGCGGCACATTCATCTATACAAACAATGTCAAGTACTTCAGGCGACGCACTTGCAGTGAAGGATCGATTGAATCCTCCCATTCCATCTGACACACCACATTCTGCGGGAACAGTTTCAAGTCCAGAACTACCTTCAAATCGGTACTCAATTGTTTGTCCTTCGTTCATCAAGATGGTGAACTCATTCAGTCCGTAGCCAACGTTCGTCATCAAAGCTTGCGAGCCATCAAAATCGTTGATATCAGCCGCAAACCTTGCGAAACCAGAAATACCTTGTTGGTTGTACACATCTACGCGAAACGTGATTTCATAGAGACAAGACCCATCGTCTTCGCCTGCACTTGGATTGAAATTTGAGGCGAAAGGATCGGTACAACCACCTTCAAGACAAGATCCATCATCAAAGTCGGCATCAGGGTTGAAGTTGGGAGCCAATGCATCCGTGCAACCACCTGTACCAACGATTACTTGGCCCACCATACCATTGATAGCATGAAGGCCTACAGAACAATCATAATTGTATACCCCAGGTACTGTGAAGGTGAACGCCCCAATACAAACTCCAGAGGCATTTCCAGAAATAGCTGGAAATGAGAAAGGTTCTGGATTGTCGTATGGCTCTTGGGTGATGCTATTGAACGTTCCTTGCGCATTATGGAAACCTCCAATATTTACCCATACTACTGTTTCACCAGGTTCAATATTCACCACCTGTGGGCTGTAACCAAAGCTGAACGAATCAACGACTACGCCGTCGGTGTTGCATGGGTTCTGGGCAAATAAAGAAAGACTGAGAAAAGTGAAAAGAGCTGAAAGCGACAATTTCATGGTATCTGGTTATTTGGTTCTTTCGTAAGAACCTGAAAACATGTGAATTGTTCTATTCTTAAGTGATGCAACATTTGAAAAGCTGAATGCAATAGGGTCCAATGGGATCAAGACCATTCATGTATTTTCACATTTGTCTCGCAACAAAAGACCTACCTTGTCGCTTAAGTAACCGAATCGAACCAAAAGACATGAAACCGATCGTAAGATTAATGAGCCTCTTCATGCTCATCGGGCTTGTTGCTGTCGCTCTCCCGGCAGACGCTCAAAAGAAGAAAAAAAAGAAAAAAGGCAAAGCTGACACAGAAGAGCCGGCTAAGCCCAAGAAAGACGGAAAAATGCCGTCGGAAATTACCAAGTCATGTGCTGCCTACGAAGGGCTTTTCACCGTTTATCAGGATACTGTAACCGGGAAATCATACATGCAGGTAAAAGCAGATCAACTGGATAAGGAGTACATCTACTTCTCATTCGTCGAAGATGG
Coding sequences within it:
- a CDS encoding YbaB/EbfC family nucleoid-associated protein translates to MFGDMMEKLQKMQQEMKESKARLANITVEGQYEGIVIKMDGNRKVKDITIDPAVAEDIEDLQDLLIVAMNKAIEAADNANESEMSSKAQDLLGGMM
- a CDS encoding cupredoxin domain-containing protein, encoding MKLSLSALFTFLSLSLFAQNPCNTDGVVVDSFSFGYSPQVVNIEPGETVVWVNIGGFHNAQGTFNSITQEPYDNPEPFSFPAISGNASGVCIGAFTFTVPGVYNYDCSVGLHAINGMVGQVIVGTGGCTDALAPNFNPDADFDDGSCLEGGCTDPFASNFNPSAGEDDGSCLYEITFRVDVYNQQGISGFARFAADINDFDGSQALMTNVGYGLNEFTILMNEGQTIEYRFEGSSGLETVPAECGVSDGMGGFNRSFTASASPEVLDIVCIDECAACQGCADAFSLNFNPVSDGAGVCNGEIVYGCTYPDAENYEASVTIDDGSCTFAFVPACPGDFNDDGLIGAGDLLGFLAVFGQSCN